In Ptiloglossa arizonensis isolate GNS036 chromosome 6, iyPtiAriz1_principal, whole genome shotgun sequence, the DNA window TTAAATAGCTAGATGGAGCGCAGTGCCATTCTGCCACTACCCCTATTTACCGCCGATCCTATAATAAACTCGGACAATTTACGTATGAACCAAATTGAACATTTCGAAACATTATGCAACAAGTCCCATACATCGCAATGAATTAACAATAATCTACTACTGTGTCTACGAAATAGAAACTATGCTTTGTCAAAAGCGTTTAAAGTTTatgataaataattcatttaaaTATTGCGATGCTGTTAACAGATTATTGTTATTTGTATGATCCATATTTACAATCTATGATGCGATTGACAGCACAATGGCTAGAATGACTTCGTGCTCTTCATCCACCGTTCTTGTAGCTCCATCTAGCATTTCTGTTGTGCAACAATTAAAAGCGTACCATGAAGGAGAAGGGAACTTGGTGACTTTCCCCTCAAACGGGAACGAATTAATGCTGCTGAGTGAGGTCACGTTTGCttgtttattaatttatatttaattttttttctagttaaaaaatacagttTCAAAAAAATCTTACATACACATTTTCATTCGCATATTACCTTaagatagtatatatatatatatatatatatatcgtgttTACATATGTACGTGAAGTTTTTAATAAATCATTATCCGTAAAAAATATGTCTATATAGATGTATGTTTATGTATATAGGTAATATGTGACGCTCAAAAATTACTCGTATAATGTCGATATCGAAAAAAAGCAGTTTCGAGAATAACTATTATTGATGGCATaagtatatgcatatatacaaatggTAAACGTATCTAATTATGATGTGATAACTctcaattgtgaaaaattgataatatttattcgcgaatcttggaacgtaatattttttaacataatCACCATACTGAACATTTTGTATGAGTGTTTATTACATTTGTTTTAACTCTCAAATTAAATGGTGTAAATAATCATTATATGTATGTTTAATCGATAATATAGTTTTAAAACTGAATGTAATAATTGATACGATTAAATCGGGAATTAATGCGATCTAACCTTTTCGTTTTCGCTCAGCAATGAACATTATACGAATTAATATCTACGTATAGAAGGATATTATTAATAACTTTAGTCTATTACTACAGCATTTGTAAGCGGTAGTACGAATTATGGATAAAGAAAAAGCGGAGTTTAACTTAATATTCTCGGTAGAGATCAATTACAAATGTTCATGTTCAAATTTATTTGGGTACACAGTGCGAAATCAGAGATAGCTTTGCAACGTTGCTTTCGATAACTGGCGCAGTATTGGAATccatgaaaataaaacaaataaaatacaagaaaagTAGTAGAGAAGCTCAACGTTGACTCCGTTTATGTAGTGATTTATCGTTCGTACGGGGCAAACGAGTGTAATAAAGTGACGCGTTCTGCCAGCAGCTAACCAATTTTGATTCATTAATAGGTCGACCCATATGACCCAAAGTGTCGGAGACTGCTAAACGAATTAATTTACCCACGTTCTTAGTGCGAATGCGcaatgtgttctttttccccacAAAAACAAAATTCTGCTTGTTGTCAATTGTGACCAACCGCTTCTGTTTGTGAGAGTTATCTTGTACAACTTATACGGACAACATAGTTCTACTATAAATTGAAGGCAATTCATTTCAAGAATTTCCTCGCAATGTAGGTGGAATTCTTTCGATCGTAATCTTGCTTACCATAAACTTATGCAAGATGaaggtaatttaaataaaaaacatttatcgcaatatttttatttgtacaatgaatcgttattaattaaaatatgtaaaacatATTTCTTCCATTCCCTATAAACGACCAAACAATTAATTTATTTCCCTGctattaaaatacattaataCTGTCAacatttttacattatttttacctATTGTCAAAATTGTTGATACATTTGTTAAAACGCAACAAATTTCCTAGAATGCAATAtaaatcgtgtaattttttatttggtACAGTTAATACaaatgttttaattttaattataaaagaaaatgataTAAACAACTTTTTTTTTGATCGTGCATCttacaaatatacatatataattgtgtgtattaatttttacataGTACATGTTTTAGTATTTTACAACTTCACAAAATTAggagtaaattttattaattaaatatataattattcataCGAGGACAAACGTAAGCACACTTTTAtagtattatttgtaaataaattccaattgaatAACGAATTTTAACATTTAATATAATGAATAgtcgaattttaaattttattttactgaaTCGTAATATGTGAATATGTGTTTCAAGAAACAACAATTTATTTAGATGATATATCTTTTTATGTACAATATTCTTATTTCTGTGCAtaaaatgtatacatacatatatacatatacatgtacgtacgtacgcaaAGCTTATAAATACACgatatatcgatatttttaatcgtttaataTACAGCCAAAAAAATTCATGGCGGTAACTTCAgcttatgtaaaaaaaaaaaggaatgcgTTACGTTCATCACCGTAACTAAGATTAGAAACTTTAATTCTGCTATTAAACGAGTGTTGTttattcagatgaaacatatgtttatataatattatagattgatattgcgaaaaaattatgttaaataatacgaaattttattatattatttagtaATATCGATCATTATGATACCAAGCTTAATGCGTAGTAAAATAACTATAAAGAAACGTAATACTAAAAGTTTATTACCGTTAAGTTAGGTTTAGCTTATCAAAATTTACTTGAATTCTTAACAAGGTGTTTCATTGTTTGCACAAGTTGAACAATGTTCGAACGCTAAATATATGAAagtaagagaaaaaataaaatattgagtgatatatatatattaatttttacattatttttttttattgtgtaACTATTGTTTTGTTTAATAGCGAAACTATCACCAGAAATACGATTAAAACAATTGGGTTATTAGCCGGGTTATtaactttaataaatttaatcaatataCATTTTCGCGCGAATAATACTGTGTATTCCAAAAATAATACGACATATGTTGCATGCAAATTATAATGGAAGTTGTAgtcgattaaaaaaatattttggttaaaattttatttttttaataaattttttatttacattttgttATCATGGGTATACATATATGAGTAATTGaattagaaatgaaaaattacttaCACACTAGATTTGTATGTTTCtatgaattaatattttcagtACATATAATTGCATTTTACATACATAAAGAGTAAAACATTGTTTGCATTTTTATTCCTTTAAAAGATTTGACTAAATTGCAGATGCAGTGGTTCGCCATAATGATGTGCTTGTATGTAGGAGTAGCAAGTGCACGAACTGAAGAAGATCAACAAACCTCTTCGTCAACTTCAATTACAGGAATGTCTGGTGGACTTTTGGATCAGTGTTTTCATCAGCAATTAAGCGAGTGTCCCAATGTTGAGAAAACTGGATGTTCCTGCAAAAAAATCATTCTTGCCCATAATAATCCTGAAGATAATGCTGTTCTTTGTTGCAACTTGGATAGTAGAAACTTTGAGTCTGAACTGTCCTGTGCAGGTAATTATAAGACTGTTCTATTATATTATCATTCAATGAAATAAGAAATAGTTTCTGCAATAATTATTTCTATTCTAATTTGGATTTTTATACATGATTTACCACATGTACCTTATACTATGGACCTAATaaggtaattattataaattattgtccTCTATATTAAATCGTATATATAGATATGTTAAATATATGTTTGTGCTCAACATTAAGTATTGATTtccataaaaattattataaaaggcACTACATTTCTATACTCAAAATATATTCATGTACCTTCTAAatggcaatagtatttatatattattaaactTTAAAACATTGTATTGATAaaactatttgaaatattttctaaaagttttctcaatatTACAGGATTTCCATCAAATATATCCTATATACATATAAGAAATGCAACATTAGATGTATTTAATGTAAGTGAAATTCGATGGAGAAGATTAAAATCACTTGCAATAACAGATGGAAGAATTAATCGGGTAAAAGGACAATTTCTGATGATGACACCAACATTATGTTTAAACCTTTCAAACAATGCTCTTATTGAAGTAGAAAATAATTCACTCACTCGCTTAGTTCAACTCACTACTTTGGATTTGTCTTACAATAATCTTACACATTTACCAGCTTTGAACACAATGAATGGCCGTGAATTTTGGCTAGATATTTCAGGTAGGTAAATCATAGGTAttcataaaaagaaaagatttctCATTTTGATACTAATACTTTATAAATATTGTGTATAAGTAATGTAGTTTATTACGTTTAGGAACAAATACACTTTGGTGTCATGATATCtatcaatatattaataaaacaggagaaaagcaaattaatttcaatcgcgaaaatgaaactGTATGTTCAGCAAGTAAGACATGGCATTGGTTCAATACTACTGAGCAAGTTCCACTGAAACAAGTTCGATATCTTAGTttggtaatattttcaaaatataatataaataacatttttagcacataatacaatataactttgatgttcaatatttaaaaacta includes these proteins:
- the Hfw gene encoding leucine-rich repeat domain-containing protein hfw isoform X4, encoding MMQWFAIMMCLYVGVASARTEEDQQTSSSTSITGMSGGLLDQCFHQQLSECPNVEKTGCSCKKIILAHNNPEDNAVLCCNLDSRNFESELSCAGFPSNISYIHIRNATLDVFNVSEIRWRRLKSLAITDGRINRVKGQFLMMTPTLCLNLSNNALIEVENNSLTRLVQLTTLDLSYNNLTHLPALNTMNGREFWLDISGTNTLWCHDIYQYINKTGEKQINFNRENETVCSASKTWHWFNTTEQVPLKQVRYLSLLQTECPKGDTWQCQCNFRRMDIVEGKPPTLAVNVDCSGIQITELPEKLPRNTIALNVSYNNITALDDLSTNPCYEDIREFYADYNNISSINKLEGSKFLDNYALLSLRYNKIKSLPTYILSPNTHDKSFSSSRLVKLGGNELHCDCNTAKYLKVWLQTRILDSDEVLCENVKEKVIDLEPSKMCVYPGDWTDYIYYIIATEVVLLISLIAKVSYDYWIFKTAGYLPWPANKMPKLPCDWLCET
- the Hfw gene encoding leucine-rich repeat domain-containing protein hfw isoform X3, translating into MKMQWFAIMMCLYVGVASARTEEDQQTSSSTSITGMSGGLLDQCFHQQLSECPNVEKTGCSCKKIILAHNNPEDNAVLCCNLDSRNFESELSCAGFPSNISYIHIRNATLDVFNVSEIRWRRLKSLAITDGRINRVKGQFLMMTPTLCLNLSNNALIEVENNSLTRLVQLTTLDLSYNNLTHLPALNTMNGREFWLDISGTNTLWCHDIYQYINKTGEKQINFNRENETVCSASKTWHWFNTTEQVPLKQVRYLSLLQTECPKGDTWQCQCNFRRMDIVEGKPPTLAVNVDCSGIQITELPEKLPRNTIALNVSYNNITALDDLSTNPCYEDIREFYADYNNISSINKLEGSKFLDNYALLSLRYNKIKSLPTYILSPNTHDKSFSSSRLVKLGGNELHCDCNTAKYLKVWLQTRILDSDEVLCENVKEKVIDLEPSKMCVYPGDWTDYIYYIIATEVVLLISLIAKVSYDYWIFKTAGYLPWPANKMPKLPCDWLCET
- the Hfw gene encoding leucine-rich repeat domain-containing protein hfw isoform X1; this encodes MQDEDLTKLQMQWFAIMMCLYVGVASARTEEDQQTSSSTSITGMSGGLLDQCFHQQLSECPNVEKTGCSCKKIILAHNNPEDNAVLCCNLDSRNFESELSCAGFPSNISYIHIRNATLDVFNVSEIRWRRLKSLAITDGRINRVKGQFLMMTPTLCLNLSNNALIEVENNSLTRLVQLTTLDLSYNNLTHLPALNTMNGREFWLDISGTNTLWCHDIYQYINKTGEKQINFNRENETVCSASKTWHWFNTTEQVPLKQVRYLSLLQTECPKGDTWQCQCNFRRMDIVEGKPPTLAVNVDCSGIQITELPEKLPRNTIALNVSYNNITALDDLSTNPCYEDIREFYADYNNISSINKLEGSKFLDNYALLSLRYNKIKSLPTYILSPNTHDKSFSSSRLVKLGGNELHCDCNTAKYLKVWLQTRILDSDEVLCENVKEKVIDLEPSKMCVYPGDWTDYIYYIIATEVVLLISLIAKVSYDYWIFKTAGYLPWPANKMPKLPCDWLCET
- the Hfw gene encoding leucine-rich repeat domain-containing protein hfw isoform X5, with the translated sequence MQWFAIMMCLYVGVASARTEEDQQTSSSTSITGMSGGLLDQCFHQQLSECPNVEKTGCSCKKIILAHNNPEDNAVLCCNLDSRNFESELSCAGFPSNISYIHIRNATLDVFNVSEIRWRRLKSLAITDGRINRVKGQFLMMTPTLCLNLSNNALIEVENNSLTRLVQLTTLDLSYNNLTHLPALNTMNGREFWLDISGTNTLWCHDIYQYINKTGEKQINFNRENETVCSASKTWHWFNTTEQVPLKQVRYLSLLQTECPKGDTWQCQCNFRRMDIVEGKPPTLAVNVDCSGIQITELPEKLPRNTIALNVSYNNITALDDLSTNPCYEDIREFYADYNNISSINKLEGSKFLDNYALLSLRYNKIKSLPTYILSPNTHDKSFSSSRLVKLGGNELHCDCNTAKYLKVWLQTRILDSDEVLCENVKEKVIDLEPSKMCVYPGDWTDYIYYIIATEVVLLISLIAKVSYDYWIFKTAGYLPWPANKMPKLPCDWLCET
- the Hfw gene encoding leucine-rich repeat domain-containing protein hfw isoform X2, encoding MKMQWFAIMMCLYVGVASARTEEDQQTSSSTSITGMSGGLLDQCFHQQLSECPNVEKTGCSCKKIILAHNNPEDNAVLCCNLDSRNFESELSCAGFPSNISYIHIRNATLDVFNVSEIRWRRLKSLAITDGRINRVKGQFLMMTPTLCLNLSNNALIEVENNSLTRLVQLTTLDLSYNNLTHLPALNTMNGREFWLDISGTNTLWCHDIYQYINKTGEKQINFNRENETVCSASKTWHWFNTTEQVPLKQVRYLSLLQTECPKGDTWQCQCNFRRMDIVEGKPPTLAVNVDCSGIQITELPEKLPRNTIALNVSYNNITALDDLSTNPCYEDIREFYADYNNISSINKLEGSKFLDNYALLSLRYNKIKSLPTYILSPNTHDKSFSSSRLVKLGGNELHCDCNTAKYLKVWLQTRILDSDEVLCENVKEKVIDLEPSKMCVYPGDWTDYIYYIIATEVVLLISLIAKVSYDYWIFKTAGYLPWPANKMPKLPCDWLCET